CCGCCCTCACTGTCCAAACCTGTGTGCCGGCCAAGCCAATCGCCGCCGCTTGCAGGTTATGGTGTGGTCTCCACGTCGGAGCGCCGCatcacacagccgcacagtctcagcactctcagccacagacaacagccactgccagcagtctcagccatcagtcagtgccagctgtttttagcaatcagtcagtgccaccagccacatcatcagtctcagccatcagtcagtgccgctAGCCACAGCAACCAgtaacagtgccagcagtctcagccaccagttagtgccagcagtctcagccaccatttagtgccagcagtctcagccaccagttagtgccagcagTCTAAGCCACCAGTCGCTGCCTGCAGTCTCTGCCACCAGTTGCTGCCAGCAGTcttagcaccaccagtcagtgccagctgtctcagccaccAAACAGTGCCATTTAAGGCacctttcacatgaccgtatggctttttcagtattttgcggtctgtttttcatggatccgttgttccatttttttttgtttccgttgcttttctgttccgtttttccatatagcATACAAAGTATATAGTAATACAATAGAAAAAAttgagctgggcataacattttcaatggatggttctgcaaaaacggaacagatatggAACACATAcgaagtacattccgtatgtgttccgtttttttggaggaaccattgacttcaatggagccacggagcgtgatttgcgggcaataatcggacatgttctatctgtcaATGGAACAttaacggaatgcatacggagtacattccgttttttttgcggaaataaTGAAATGaatgaccgtatacggaacgcaaaaaatggcctgcaaacggaaaaaaaaattggtcgtgtgaaagagacctaatatagactgttcctactaatgatTATGCAGTaatgttctagcgcccgttattgtaacgggcttaatgtctagttatTTATATAATAATGCAGTAACACTGAAATCATGAAAAACGATGAGCCGCACCGTATATTTATTTAAAATCTTTCTGGCATCTCCAGCACCACACGTTGAAAATATTCGATAAATATAATTTTATAGCTTCTCTGATGTTTTTGTTCTTTAAACTATAAATTATAGGATTTAGGAATGGAGTTACAACTGCATAGAATACTGAAAGGCATTTGTCAAATACAAAAGTGTATCCATGATCCGGCCTTACATACATTGCTATAACCGAGCCATAATACATAATGACCACAGTGAAGTGAGATCCACATGTAGAAAACACTTTTTTACGACCACTATTAGAAGGTATCTTTAAGATAATGAAAATGATTTGTAAGtaagataaaataataaagaataaaCAACTAAAAACAATAATCCACACAAGGCTGAAAAAGTAGCCTTTTAGAATTGATGTGTCAGTACAAGAGAGACTAAAAAATGGAGCTGCATCACAGAAAAAATTATCAATCTCATTTCGACCACAAAAAGACAATTTACTTAAGAGATAAATGATAACCAATGATCCTATAAAACTGATCAGCCAAGACATCAAGGCCAAGCGAAGACAAAATCTGTTAGTCATAATTGTCATATATCTCAGTGGATTACAGATTGCTAGATACCGATCATAAGCCAATACTGCCAGGAAATAATTTTCAATGGCACCCAGAACAAAGAAGAAATAAAACTGAGTAATACAGCCAAGAATTGATATTTGTTTATTGCCAGATACCAAACCTATTAGCATTTTTGGTGTAGTAACTGTTGAGTAACACATTTCCATAAAAGCAAAATTTCCAAGAAATAAGTACATTGGACTGTGCAGTTTAGAACTCTGGTGGATGACAGTAATGATGATTGTGTTTCCAGTTATGGTTGATATGTACATCACGAAAAAGAGGAAAAAGAGAAGGAgttccagattctggttgacatGAAATCCAAGAAGGTAAAACATTTTTATGGTGACATTACTTTCAGGTTTCATACTTGTTCATTCTGCTTTCCTGAAAACCCACAAATAACATTGTCACAATGAAAATGGTGAATATAACTTAAAGTGgtaatcctgaaaaaaaaaatattgatgacccatcctctggaCATCAGTCACATAGCCTAATTGCAatgaattgaatggggctgagctgcaatactaagcacagccgctataatatgtacggtgctgtgcttcaGAGTCCACCAGAGCTCCAGGCCTCCCTATAtatagctgattggcggggttgccaggactaggacatgttctttaaTTTGTGAAAAAGGGCATAcagatatggacagcacagggaTGACATTCATGCGCTGAATGAGTCTGCATAGAatccaaaaaacacatttaaaaaatagAGTTTGGACATAGATACAAAATACATTCATGTACACAAGCCCTTATGTTATTGTTGTGTTAGTGTTGATATTATTACTATTGACTAGTATAAAGCTACATTACACAACACGTTTTTTCTTACATTTAAATTATGTTGGAAGTAAGCCAATATGTGACCATATAGTACACACATTTTTTGActttcagaaaaaatatatataacttgtatttccccttctagatattgatgacctagcctattTATAGGTAATCAGGATTCAATCAATGGGGATGGAAGATCCAGCACCCCCACAAATGAACTGTTTGCTATAACAGTACACAGAGCAGAAGCAGAAAGCTCCATCTACTGTGTAATGGCCAAGCCAGGTTACTGCAATCAAGCTCACATTCAAGCAAATGGACAGAGGCTTCTGCTCTTACCTGTGTCCACTATAATGTTTCCGGTGCTAGTGCCTGCCGCAAACTGCTGATCAGTTGGATTgatgggtgtcagactcccactgaccagatattgatggccaGAGTATAGGTAGAAAACTACTTAAGGCTAAAAGTAGTAGTGCATGCAAAAAAACTCATAGATTAATATAATCCTGCTACTGTTTGTAGGTCCCACTCTTGGTTGACTTGAATA
This portion of the Bufo gargarizans isolate SCDJY-AF-19 chromosome 1, ASM1485885v1, whole genome shotgun sequence genome encodes:
- the LOC122928564 gene encoding olfactory receptor 6N1-like, which gives rise to MKPESNVTIKMFYLLGFHVNQNLELLLFFLFFVMYISTITGNTIIITVIHQSSKLHSPMYLFLGNFAFMEMCYSTVTTPKMLIGLVSGNKQISILGCITQFYFFFVLGAIENYFLAVLAYDRYLAICNPLRYMTIMTNRFCLRLALMSWLISFIGSLVIIYLLSKLSFCGRNEIDNFFCDAAPFFSLSCTDTSILKGYFFSLVWIIVFSCLFFIILSYLQIIFIILKIPSNSGRKKVFSTCGSHFTVVIMYYGSVIAMYVRPDHGYTFVFDKCLSVFYAVVTPFLNPIIYSLKNKNIREAIKLYLSNIFNVWCWRCQKDFK